GAGACAGTTTCAAAATTGAAGTGAAACGCTCTGACAAAAATTTTGAATATGAAACATTTGCGATCCAACGTATGGTTGGTGGCGAAGTGCTTAAAAGCAATCCATCACTCCACGTGGATGTTCGCCAACCTGACCATGAAATCAAAGTGGAAGTCCGTCTAGATGCGATATATATGTATGACCGCATTATCCCGGCAATTGGTGGCCTACCAGTCGGAACAGGAGGAAAGACGCTGTTAATGTTATCAGGCGGTATTGATTCACCAGTTGCAGGGATGGAAGTGATGCGCCGTGGCGTGACGATTGAAGCAATTCATTTCCACAGTCCGCCATTTACAAGTGAAAAAGCGAAAGAAAAAGTGATTGAACTCACGCGAATAATGGCGGAAAGAGTCGGTTCGATCCGTTTACACATTGTGCCATTTACAGAAGTGCAAAAACAAATTCATAAAGTCGTGCATGAACGTTATACGATGACGTCAACACGCCGCATGATGTTAAGAATTGCCGATAAAGTTGTGCATCAAATTGGGGCTGACGCGATTGTAAACGGTGAAAACTTAGGACAAGTTGCTAGCCAAACATTGAAAAGTATGTATGCGATTAATGCGGTTACGAACACACCAATTTTACGTCCATTATTGTCATTAGATAAAGAAGAAATCGTGAAAAAGGCAAAAGATATTGGCACATTTGAAACGTCTATTCAACCTTATGAAGATTGTTGTACGATTTTCACACCGAAAAACCCAGTGACAGAACCGCAATTTGAAAAAGTATTGCAATATGAATCTGGTTTTGATTTTGAAGAAATGATTGATAGAGCGGTAGACAATATTGAAACGATTGTGATCGATAAAAACTACCAACGCCATCAAGATGAACAAAACGCATGGGATGATGACTTGTTCTAAAAAGGGGGATAAACAATGATTTTAGAATGGGATGGGACACTGATTTTAATAATCATTAGTTTAGGCTTTTTAGCGGCATTTATCGATGCTGTAGTCGGTGGGGGCGGTTTAATATCAATCCCCGCATTACTTGCCATTGGTATGCCACCCGCTGCTGCATTAGGGACGAATAAATTAGCGAGCGCATTCGGATCTTTGACGAGTGCGATTCGTTTTATTCGTTCAGGTAAAGTGGATCTCGCTATTGTTGGTAAACTGTTCCCTTTATCTTTTATCGCCTCTATTTTAGGTGCAATCGTAGCTGTTTATTTACCTGCTGAACTGTTAAAGCCACTTGTGATTGTCATTTTGTCCATGGTTCTCGTTTATACGTTATTGAAAAAAGATTGGGGCAGTATTCGTACATATACTACGCTACCTTTATACAAAATGATTTTATTTACGTGCCTCATTGTGGTCATCGGCTTCTATGATGGCTTTCTTGGTGGCGGCACAGGGTCATTTTTGCTCTTCGTCTTTTTATTATTAGGTTTTGACTTTTTAAGTGCTGCTGGTAATGCGAAAGTGTTGAATTTTGCCTCAAACCTAGGTGCGTTACTGTTGTTTATTTACTTAGGCCGTGTCGATTACGTATATGGGTTAAGCATGGGGGTCAGTATGATTGTGGGATCTTATGCTGGCGCGATGTTTGCACTTAAAAAAGGCGTCGGTTATGTCAGAATCTTATTCGTTATCGTCACTGTCGTCCTTATTTTAAAAAATGTTTGGAATTACATCTCGACACATTAACAAGGATGGGATTGTGCGTGACTGAGATACACATTTTAGGAAACTTTTGATTTACGTTTAATTTTAAAATTCTAATGATTTCTTACAGTTATTTGACCTAAAGACTATATTTTTTTGTTATGATAAATTTGAAAACTATTCGAAAGGAAGTTGATTATGTCAAAAAGGATCATAGCGATTATATTAGCAAGTGTCATCGTACTAGGTGGTATTTTAATGAGTGCCATGACATCGGTTGTATCCTCTTTTGTGAGTGGAGATTTTAACATTAATGAGGAAGCGACAAGTACCGTTCTTGAGGAAGGTGATAGTCATAAGAAGATTGCAGAAATTGTCGTAGAAGGTGAAATTATCGACACAGGTGCGAGCGGTGGCCTGTTTGGTGGTGGCGCCGGTTATAATCATCAAGCAGCTTTAAAACAGCTTGAAACGATTAAAAATGACGATTCTATCAAAGGTGTGCTACTCAGCGTTAATAGTCCAGGTGGCGGTACATATGAAAGTGATGAATTTTATCAAAAAATAAAAGAAGTGAAAGATTCAGGTAAAAAGATATATGTCCAAATGGAAAATTTAGCGGCATCTGGTGGTTACTACATTTCAGCGCCAGCCGATAAAATTTATGCAGGTCCTCAATCTTTAACAGGTTCAATTGGTGTCATTTCTGAGTCGAAAGATTATTCAGAGCTTTTGGATAACTTAGGCATCAAAACAAACACGATTAAATCAGGTGCACATAAAGATATTTTAAGTAGTTCACGCAAAATGACAGATGAAGAAAGAGAGATTTTACAGTCTATTAATAAAGATAGTTTCGATCAATTTGTGAATGTCGTTAAAGAGGGACGCCATATGTCTGAATCCAAAGTGCGTGAATTGGCAGATGGACGTATTTATAGTGCACAACAAGCGAAAAGTAATGGTTTGATTGATGCTATCGGTTATAAAGATAAAACTTTGAAAGACTTGAAGAAAGCGATTAAAGTCGATAATCCAGAAATTGTTACGTTCGACGCTGAAGAAAGTAATTTAACGAGCTTTTTAGGCATGAAATCATTCTTTAATGGTTTACGTGCAGATTTGAAAGATGTGAAATCTATTATTAATAATGAATCACAAACACGACCAATGTATAAATATGAAGGGTAGGTGATTGAGATGCAACATTCAAATGAATTTAACTATAATCCGTCTCAACCCCGCCCAGAGATCTCACGACCAATGAAAGGTCAACAGGCAGAGGGACGTGCGTCACAAACGATTGAAAAACATCGCTATGAACTGGATGCGTTTTTCTATGCAGGTTTCGGCAGACGGTTTTTAAGTTATATCATTGACCTTGCGATACTATGGGCTGTAACACAAATCATTTTAAACCCCATTTATGCATTAACAGGTATCGACAGTTGGAAATTATGGATTGACAAATTTAGCGTAGGCCATATTCTAGATGTACTTATTTATTTTGTTTACTTTGTATTGATGACGAAATACTTTCAACAAACAGTCGGCAAAATGATTCTCGGCATTAAAGTGTATCATCGAAGTTTAACGCGATTGAACTGGTCAGATGTCTTAATGAGAGAATGGATCGGCCGTATCATTTCAAATGTCTTCTTCGGTTTACCATACTTAGCTGTACTGTTCACGCCAAAACATATTGGTGTGCATGATTATTTTGCGGATACAGTCGTCGTTAAAAATAAATACCTTCATTATATTAAAGAAACTGAAGGTATATGACGTGATAACAACTGATTAACACGATATAATAGTAAAGTAATCTATTTAAGGGAGGCAGTATTGATGGCACAAATTACATTTAAACAAAACCCTGTTGAATTACTAGGTCAAGAAGTTAACGTTGGGGACCAAGCTCCAGATTTCACAGTAGTAGACAATAGTTTACAACCTGTGACACTTGCAACATATGATGGCAAGAAAAAATTAGTCAACGTTGTTCCTTCTCTTGACACAGGTGTATGTGATCAACAGACACGTAAGTTCAATGAAGAAGCAAGTGCTGAAGATGGTTATGTATTAACGATTTCTATGGACTTACCATTTGCGCAACAAAGATGGTGTGCATCAAGTGGATTAGACAACGTCATTACATTAAGTGATTATCAAAGTCGTTCATTTGGTCAAAACTACGGTGTGATTATGGACGGTTTACAATTATTAGCACGTTCAGTATTTGTATTAGACGAAAATAATAAAGTCGTATATAAAGAGATTGTAGCAGAGGGTACGGATTCCCCTAACTTTGAAGCAGCACTTGAAGCTTATCGCAACATTTAATTGAGGATGAATGACCAAGTTGAGGGGAGATTCGGTATGTCAGAATTAACCTACTTTAATCATAGTTTTTCTGGCACACCCTATCTCTGTTAACATGTCGTTCAATCAATGAATGCTGATGAAATGAACAAAGGGAGATTCAGAAGCCACATTTTTTAACGTGTGCTTCTGAAGCGCTCCCTTATTTTTATGAAAGGATGATGAATGATGACAGAAAGCACCTCTATTATGGAGACATTATTCCATCAACTCGATGAAAGAACACAAAATTTAAATGAAGAAAATGGTCAAAGCTTTATTGAAAACTTAGGCTTAGCAATGGAACAACTTTATACGTCTGAGCGTGATTTATTAGAACAAGCCACACTTCAAGATAGAAGAAAGGCATTTCAATTTGCGTATTTGAACCAACTGCAAAAAGAAGAAGTTCAAGCTAATCATCAAATTACTCCCGATTCTATTGGACTTATTTTAGGATTTTTAGTGTCACAATTTAAAGAAGGCACGAAAGAACTGCATATTGCGGATTTAGGCAGCGGTACAGGCCATTTAAGCGCTACTGTTCATGAAGTGATGACAGATTTCACTATCATGCATCATTTAGTTGAGGTTGACCCAGTCCTTTCTAGAGTGAGTGTACACCTTGCCAACTTTTTAGAAATTCCGTTTGATGTGTATCCTCAAGATGCTATCATGCCGTTACCTTTCGACGGTGCGGATGTTGTCATTGGTGATTTGCCGATTGGATATTATCCAAATGATGCGCGTAGTGAACAGCTACAGTTAGGTTTTGATGAGGGACACAGTTTTGCGCACCACTTATTTATCGAACAAGCAATTGAAACGGTAAAGCCATCAGGGTACGTTTTCCTCGTTGTACCGAGTCAATTATTTGAAGGCGACTATGTAAAACAGTTGGAAAATTTTATTGCTACAGAAACAGAA
Above is a genomic segment from Staphylococcus delphini containing:
- the tpx gene encoding thiol peroxidase; this encodes MAQITFKQNPVELLGQEVNVGDQAPDFTVVDNSLQPVTLATYDGKKKLVNVVPSLDTGVCDQQTRKFNEEASAEDGYVLTISMDLPFAQQRWCASSGLDNVITLSDYQSRSFGQNYGVIMDGLQLLARSVFVLDENNKVVYKEIVAEGTDSPNFEAALEAYRNI
- the thiI gene encoding tRNA uracil 4-sulfurtransferase ThiI — translated: MIYDHILVRYGELTLKGGNRKTFVSQLRSNVKRALMPLKGYEVKANRDRMYIQLEPEADIEEMMVRISKVFGVHSISPVLKIEKSMDAVYEHARLFAQNYEAGDSFKIEVKRSDKNFEYETFAIQRMVGGEVLKSNPSLHVDVRQPDHEIKVEVRLDAIYMYDRIIPAIGGLPVGTGGKTLLMLSGGIDSPVAGMEVMRRGVTIEAIHFHSPPFTSEKAKEKVIELTRIMAERVGSIRLHIVPFTEVQKQIHKVVHERYTMTSTRRMMLRIADKVVHQIGADAIVNGENLGQVASQTLKSMYAINAVTNTPILRPLLSLDKEEIVKKAKDIGTFETSIQPYEDCCTIFTPKNPVTEPQFEKVLQYESGFDFEEMIDRAVDNIETIVIDKNYQRHQDEQNAWDDDLF
- a CDS encoding TSUP family transporter yields the protein MILEWDGTLILIIISLGFLAAFIDAVVGGGGLISIPALLAIGMPPAAALGTNKLASAFGSLTSAIRFIRSGKVDLAIVGKLFPLSFIASILGAIVAVYLPAELLKPLVIVILSMVLVYTLLKKDWGSIRTYTTLPLYKMILFTCLIVVIGFYDGFLGGGTGSFLLFVFLLLGFDFLSAAGNAKVLNFASNLGALLLFIYLGRVDYVYGLSMGVSMIVGSYAGAMFALKKGVGYVRILFVIVTVVLILKNVWNYISTH
- a CDS encoding RDD family protein, with the translated sequence MQHSNEFNYNPSQPRPEISRPMKGQQAEGRASQTIEKHRYELDAFFYAGFGRRFLSYIIDLAILWAVTQIILNPIYALTGIDSWKLWIDKFSVGHILDVLIYFVYFVLMTKYFQQTVGKMILGIKVYHRSLTRLNWSDVLMREWIGRIISNVFFGLPYLAVLFTPKHIGVHDYFADTVVVKNKYLHYIKETEGI
- a CDS encoding class I SAM-dependent methyltransferase — protein: MTESTSIMETLFHQLDERTQNLNEENGQSFIENLGLAMEQLYTSERDLLEQATLQDRRKAFQFAYLNQLQKEEVQANHQITPDSIGLILGFLVSQFKEGTKELHIADLGSGTGHLSATVHEVMTDFTIMHHLVEVDPVLSRVSVHLANFLEIPFDVYPQDAIMPLPFDGADVVIGDLPIGYYPNDARSEQLQLGFDEGHSFAHHLFIEQAIETVKPSGYVFLVVPSQLFEGDYVKQLENFIATETEMQAFLNLPKTLFKSERAQKSILILQRKEQNVTKPVEVLLANIPDFKNPQNFQQFLSELKTWLSQNQPKN
- the sppA gene encoding signal peptide peptidase SppA, giving the protein MSKRIIAIILASVIVLGGILMSAMTSVVSSFVSGDFNINEEATSTVLEEGDSHKKIAEIVVEGEIIDTGASGGLFGGGAGYNHQAALKQLETIKNDDSIKGVLLSVNSPGGGTYESDEFYQKIKEVKDSGKKIYVQMENLAASGGYYISAPADKIYAGPQSLTGSIGVISESKDYSELLDNLGIKTNTIKSGAHKDILSSSRKMTDEEREILQSINKDSFDQFVNVVKEGRHMSESKVRELADGRIYSAQQAKSNGLIDAIGYKDKTLKDLKKAIKVDNPEIVTFDAEESNLTSFLGMKSFFNGLRADLKDVKSIINNESQTRPMYKYEG